The genomic window AGAAACGTCCGAACCATATAGCGACTTCGCCCACACGGGTGATGTCCATGTGAAAGTCACGGTACCTGCCACAAGGCTCATGGCCACAAGGGCTGCCGCAACGTGCCTCATCTCAGTCCCCCCGTTCATCGAGGATCGCAATCACCGTCTCAGCATCCGAGACAACCGCCATTACTTCCAGGCCGGAGATTGTGTTGCGGACCCGAATCACCCGGCCCGGCCATCCGTCCTCGAGGGCAACCGCAGGTACACTCACTTTGATTCCGCGCGAGTTAGCCAGGAGTGTCACCTGGGCCTGCCCCAAGAGAGGCGGAACCGGTTCGATGTCATCCTCAAGCAGAACCGCCCCCTGAGGGATCGCTCGCCGTGTTCGCATCCCGGCCACACTCTCAGGGCTTGCTGGGATCACTCTCGTTGAGAGGTCCGGCGCCGGCCGGCGCTCAACTCTGACATCATCGCTGCCCAATGAGGCGCCCATGGGCGTCCACTTCACGGCGACCAGCACGTCCCTGGAAACGGAGACTCGGAGCCAGACCGAAGTCGTCTTGAGTTCGGCCCCATCCAAGATCACCCGGGTGTCCACTTTCACGAGTCCGCTCGAGAGTCCATTGTCTGCAACAGCGGCGACCAACGTGATTACCTGGGCCGCTCCGGGATCCAACCCCGCCAGTACCAGGTCTCCTTCGGACCGTGCCACAGACACCGAGTCCAGGAAGACCCCCTGGGGCAGAGCCTGGCAGACTGCCTGGACGGCTGCAGCCTCTATCTGCGCTGCTGGCACACGGATCCCCACCGCCTGGACCACCACCCGGCTCGGACCCACATACGCAAAAGCCGCCGGGTCTATCTTGCGTTGCCTCATCCGGACCTGGATCTGGCCAAGGGTGAGTACCCTCTCCTTGCCAGGCAGGGGTGCGGGGCCGATGTCCACGCCTCCAAGGGTCTCCAAGAGCACTGGGTCGGAGATGTTGAACATTGCGACATCGCGAAGAAATACCCTGGGGCCCACTACAGATGACGGGCTCACAAGCTCGATCGTCATCTCCGACCCAGGTTGGCTGGGGCCGGCAGCGATCCCGGTGTTGTAGGACAGGCCACGGGCTTCCGCACCGCATGCCGAACCTTGAAAAGCCGTGAGGGCCAGGACCCACGCGATCGCCGCGAAAACACAGGACAGATACAGAAATCGCCTGCTCATGGCTGGCCCCTCATGCCCCGCCTACCGTCTGAGGTTGTTCGCGGTCGCGAGCATCTCGTCTGAAGTCTGGATCGCCTTGGAGTTCACCTCGTAGGCCCTCTGGGCGATGATCATGTTCACCATTTCCTCTACTACTTTCACGTTGGACATCTCGAGAAATCCCTGGGCAATGGTGCCCATGCCGGAAAGGCCCGGGGTGCCTATGGTGGCCTCGCCAGATGCGGCAGTGGCCCTGAAGAGGTTGCGTCCCAGCGCAGCCAGGCCCGCAGGATTGAGGAACCGGGCAAGCTCAATCTTGCCGATGTCCTTGGGCTCATCGTCCCCGGCGACGAGAACGGATATCGTGCCATCGGTCCCGATTGAGATGCTCACGGAGTCAGTTGGGATGCTGATTTCGGGCTCAAGAAGGAACCCGTCGGATGTGACGATCCTGCCGTCTGCGTCCACCTTGAATGCCCCGTTCCTTGTGTAGGCGGTGGAGCCGTCGGACATCAGGATCTGGAAGAAACCGTCGCCCTCGATCACGAGGTCCAGTGGGTTCTCCGTCTGAATGAAATCGCCCTGGGAGAAGATCTTCTGAATAGCCGCGGCCCTGGTGCCCAGTCCAACTTGTATCCCTGCCGGAAGCTTCGATCCCTGCGCCACAGTGCTTCCGGCACTCCGGTAGGTCTGGTACATCAGGTCCTGGAAATCCACCCTGCTCTTCTTGAATCCCGCGCTGTTGAGGTTCGCGAGGTTGTTGGAGATTACGTCCATGTCCAACTGTTTCGCGAGCATCCCGGTGGCCGCGCTCCAAAGCGCCCTCATCATGGCTGGTCTCTCCTCCTTGTGTTTGTGGCTGCCTCAGTCGTTCAGCAGCCCGCGGCCCCCGCATGCGCGGTCCGGCCGCAAGTTTCCTGTCGTGGAATCACTACATCACCCTGCCGACCTCATTGACTGCTTTCTCAAGACACGCGTCCTGGGCAAGTATGGCGCGTTGCGCTGCCTCGAACACCCGGTACCCCGCCAGCATCTCCACCATCTCGGTGACCACGTTGACATTGGACTGCTCAAGCGAGTATTGAATGACCCGACACTCCGCCCCGGCTTCCACCATGGCGTCCGGCCCGGTGGCCTCAAAGAGACCCTCCCCCACCTTCACGAGGGCCCCGGGACCAGCAGGCGACTGGATCAGAAACCTCCCCGTGGTCGTCTCGTCCCCATCAGCCTCGATAAACTTGATACTACCGTCCTCGAGCGCTTCGATCCTGACTGTCCCCTGCGGCAACCGAACCGGCCCGTCATATCCCAGTACTCGGCGGCCCCCAGCCGTCAGAAGGTACCCCTCGGCGTCCATCTTGAAGTTGCCTGCCCGCGTGTACCTCACACCGGCCGTTGTCTCCACTGAGAAGAAGCCAGGGCCTTCGATGGCGAAATCCAGCTCCAACCCGGTCTCGACGATCGGGCCAGGGGACAAGTCGATATAGGATTCTGCGGTTGCGAGTCCCGTGCCAGCCCTTCCGATCACCTCCCCCCTTGCGCCCGCGAGCGCCTGGGAGAACGAGAGCCCGCAGACTACTTCCCGCTTGAACCCGGGGGTGGACGCGTTGGCAAGGTTGTTTGCCTTCGCCGCCTGCCACTGGTCGTGGTGGACCATCCCTGAGGCGGCGGCGTAAGCCCCGCGCAGCACCTTCACTCCACCTCCTTCCGAAACGAGCCTGGCCCCTGACGGCCGATGCAAGGATCGTGCCACATCCGGAAGCCAGTGTTCCCGGGCATGTCGCCCGGGAACAGATGATGGGGTAGATGTACTTCTTTCTCAGAGCGAGTAAATACTTCTCACCTTTCGCGCAGAGCCACTTCAACCGTGACGAGCCCGAAATCTGAGTGGAACGGGATGGAGAGCACGGGGGCAAACGTCGTCACAATCAGTTCTTTTCCTGTGAGCAGTGTAGGGGGAGTGAGAACACAGTCGTAACCGTTCTTCGCGAGCTCCGCGGCGGCATTGCCCGTGATGATGTTTCCCAGTTCCGCGATTGCACTCTTTGCCATCTCGTCCAGGCCGGTCACAGGCTCTC from Bacillota bacterium includes these protein-coding regions:
- a CDS encoding flagellar hook-basal body protein, whose product is MKVLRGAYAAASGMVHHDQWQAAKANNLANASTPGFKREVVCGLSFSQALAGARGEVIGRAGTGLATAESYIDLSPGPIVETGLELDFAIEGPGFFSVETTAGVRYTRAGNFKMDAEGYLLTAGGRRVLGYDGPVRLPQGTVRIEALEDGSIKFIEADGDETTTGRFLIQSPAGPGALVKVGEGLFEATGPDAMVEAGAECRVIQYSLEQSNVNVVTEMVEMLAGYRVFEAAQRAILAQDACLEKAVNEVGRVM
- the flgA gene encoding flagellar basal body P-ring formation chaperone FlgA, coding for MSRRFLYLSCVFAAIAWVLALTAFQGSACGAEARGLSYNTGIAAGPSQPGSEMTIELVSPSSVVGPRVFLRDVAMFNISDPVLLETLGGVDIGPAPLPGKERVLTLGQIQVRMRQRKIDPAAFAYVGPSRVVVQAVGIRVPAAQIEAAAVQAVCQALPQGVFLDSVSVARSEGDLVLAGLDPGAAQVITLVAAVADNGLSSGLVKVDTRVILDGAELKTTSVWLRVSVSRDVLVAVKWTPMGASLGSDDVRVERRPAPDLSTRVIPASPESVAGMRTRRAIPQGAVLLEDDIEPVPPLLGQAQVTLLANSRGIKVSVPAVALEDGWPGRVIRVRNTISGLEVMAVVSDAETVIAILDERGD
- a CDS encoding chemotaxis protein CheX — translated: MRVEFVNPFASAVIMVFQKEFGMNVMREPLSLKQSPVAGSDVNTIIGVTGRVVGQVIYTIEERVAIKLASAMIGEPVTGLDEMAKSAIAELGNIITGNAAAELAKNGYDCVLTPPTLLTGKELIVTTFAPVLSIPFHSDFGLVTVEVALRER
- the flgG gene encoding flagellar basal-body rod protein FlgG, with protein sequence MMRALWSAATGMLAKQLDMDVISNNLANLNSAGFKKSRVDFQDLMYQTYRSAGSTVAQGSKLPAGIQVGLGTRAAAIQKIFSQGDFIQTENPLDLVIEGDGFFQILMSDGSTAYTRNGAFKVDADGRIVTSDGFLLEPEISIPTDSVSISIGTDGTISVLVAGDDEPKDIGKIELARFLNPAGLAALGRNLFRATAASGEATIGTPGLSGMGTIAQGFLEMSNVKVVEEMVNMIIAQRAYEVNSKAIQTSDEMLATANNLRR